A stretch of the Sorangium aterium genome encodes the following:
- the era gene encoding GTPase Era, which produces MVKARPQSAPQGAKARPQAPKPASASRGPRPAEKDSRGSRRGAQSSEAPRASDAAIPRGRPPRRENQAHADDKSRRASEQGGATRAAEPGKERRAGATHAAEPGKERKAGATRAAERGEGEKTAKQRGSAARSSGAARGRAGRGPRAGGGAEGRPLPDGRAAGRGATQHRRKKAAEPRRTEEADAALPKRSGRVALVGRPNVGKSTLLNAALGHPLAIVSPTPQTTRDAILGVVHHGPAEIALLDTPGLHRPRTELGRVMNQAAREAARGADVIVFVTEAPDPARLPRRVKEDEDGPPLAPHPGDLTLLADLGSEAPVVFVLNKVDRMRDKALLLPLLDAFAKLRDFAAIVPVSALREDGVQRVLDEVAKLCPERDWGFAPDELTDRPTRFFAAEYVREQILRATKAEVPHASAVQIERYVEPTGEGALHIDATIHVERPGQKKILIGAGAEQLKRIGTEARLRIEELVGRQVNLKLWVRVTPEWRESRERLDELGYNKGETS; this is translated from the coding sequence GTGGTGAAAGCCCGTCCCCAGAGCGCGCCCCAGGGCGCGAAAGCGCGCCCGCAGGCGCCGAAGCCCGCCTCGGCTTCCCGCGGCCCCCGTCCTGCCGAGAAAGACAGCCGAGGCAGCCGTCGAGGAGCGCAATCCAGCGAAGCCCCCCGGGCGAGCGACGCGGCGATCCCGCGAGGTCGCCCCCCCCGGCGCGAAAATCAGGCTCACGCCGACGACAAGTCGCGACGTGCGAGCGAGCAGGGCGGCGCGACGCGCGCTGCCGAGCCGGGCAAGGAGCGGCGGGCCGGCGCGACGCACGCTGCCGAGCCGGGCAAGGAGCGGAAGGCCGGCGCGACGCGCGCTGCCGAGCGGGGCGAGGGGGAGAAGACGGCCAAGCAGAGGGGCTCCGCGGCGCGCTCCTCCGGCGCGGCCCGCGGCCGGGCAGGGCGTGGGCCCCGCGCGGGCGGTGGCGCGGAGGGTCGACCGCTCCCGGACGGGAGGGCCGCCGGCCGAGGCGCCACGCAGCACCGGCGCAAGAAGGCCGCCGAGCCGAGGCGGACGGAGGAGGCCGACGCCGCGCTGCCGAAGCGATCCGGGCGCGTGGCCCTGGTCGGGCGCCCCAACGTCGGCAAATCGACGCTGCTGAACGCGGCGCTCGGCCATCCGCTCGCGATCGTCTCGCCGACGCCTCAGACGACGCGCGACGCGATCCTCGGGGTCGTGCACCACGGCCCGGCGGAGATCGCGCTGCTCGACACGCCCGGCCTTCACCGGCCGCGCACGGAGCTCGGGCGCGTGATGAACCAGGCGGCGCGCGAGGCGGCGCGGGGCGCCGACGTGATCGTGTTCGTGACCGAAGCGCCGGATCCCGCGCGCCTGCCGAGGCGCGTGAAGGAGGACGAGGACGGCCCGCCGCTCGCGCCGCACCCGGGCGATCTGACGTTGCTCGCGGACCTGGGGAGCGAAGCGCCGGTGGTGTTCGTGCTCAACAAGGTCGACAGGATGCGGGACAAGGCGCTGCTCTTGCCGCTCCTCGACGCGTTCGCCAAGCTCCGGGATTTCGCGGCGATCGTCCCCGTCTCGGCGCTGCGCGAGGACGGCGTCCAGCGCGTGCTCGACGAGGTGGCGAAGCTCTGCCCCGAGCGGGACTGGGGCTTCGCGCCCGATGAGCTCACCGACAGGCCGACGCGCTTCTTCGCCGCCGAGTACGTGCGCGAGCAGATCCTGCGCGCGACGAAGGCCGAGGTGCCCCACGCGAGCGCCGTGCAGATCGAGCGCTACGTCGAGCCGACAGGCGAGGGCGCGCTGCACATCGACGCGACCATCCACGTGGAGCGGCCCGGGCAGAAGAAGATCCTGATCGGCGCGGGCGCGGAGCAGCTGAAGCGCATCGGCACGGAGGCTCGGCTCCGGATAGAGGAGCTCGTCGGCCGGCAGGTGAACCTCAAGCTCTGGGTTCGGGTGACGCCGGAGTGGCGTGAGTCGCGGGAGCGGCTGGACGAGCTCGGTTACAACAAGGGAGAGACCTCGTGA
- a CDS encoding ArsA family ATPase, whose amino-acid sequence MPGSLAPPRNSPPAADASLQADHAGLAPLLASRRVILCVGCGGVGKTTTTAALGLAAARRGKRVLCLTIDPARRLSQSLGLEEMTTEAQTIEPARFARAGVDVPGSMTVMMLDTKSTFDGLVASLAPTPEQRDRILGNVLYKYISTSLAGTQEYMAMEKLYAVRSDPSYDLVLLDTPPTANALDFLDAPERLVGAIDGAATRWFVQAFQSSGKLSLNLLARSTAAVLRGIGKLTGSGFLEQIAAFISEMNAVFGGWKQRADAVASALRGPDVAYVLVTTPDPLCVREVLYFADRLREQQMRRDAFVVNRVHPVYGALPGVGEIAAALDGSSLALASGAAARLLQAAKDESRMGKLDQLNLIALETALEDEQSGGSVRVDVPAFPYDIHDVAGLARIADVLAPLPGAAG is encoded by the coding sequence ATGCCCGGCTCGCTCGCACCCCCTCGGAACAGCCCGCCCGCCGCCGACGCGTCCCTCCAGGCAGACCACGCCGGTCTGGCCCCGCTGCTCGCCTCCCGCAGGGTGATCCTCTGCGTCGGCTGCGGCGGCGTCGGCAAGACGACCACGACTGCAGCGCTCGGCCTCGCCGCCGCCCGCCGCGGCAAGCGCGTCCTTTGCCTGACGATCGATCCGGCGCGCCGGCTGTCCCAGAGCCTCGGGCTCGAGGAGATGACGACCGAGGCGCAGACGATCGAGCCCGCCCGCTTCGCCAGGGCGGGGGTCGACGTGCCCGGCTCGATGACGGTCATGATGCTCGACACGAAGTCGACCTTCGATGGCCTCGTCGCGTCGCTCGCCCCCACGCCCGAGCAGCGCGACCGGATCCTCGGCAACGTCCTCTACAAGTACATCTCCACGTCGCTCGCGGGCACGCAGGAGTACATGGCGATGGAGAAGCTCTACGCCGTCAGGAGCGACCCGAGCTACGACCTCGTCCTGCTCGACACGCCGCCCACGGCGAACGCGCTGGATTTCCTCGACGCGCCGGAGCGCCTCGTCGGCGCCATCGACGGCGCGGCGACGCGGTGGTTCGTGCAGGCCTTCCAGAGCTCCGGCAAGCTCTCGCTCAACCTGCTGGCGCGCTCGACCGCCGCGGTGCTGCGGGGCATCGGCAAGCTGACCGGCAGCGGCTTCCTCGAGCAGATCGCGGCGTTCATCAGCGAGATGAACGCGGTCTTCGGCGGCTGGAAGCAGCGGGCGGACGCGGTGGCGTCGGCGCTCCGCGGCCCCGACGTGGCCTACGTGCTCGTCACGACGCCCGATCCGCTCTGCGTGCGCGAGGTGCTGTACTTCGCCGATCGTCTGCGCGAGCAGCAGATGCGTCGCGACGCGTTCGTCGTGAACCGCGTCCACCCGGTGTACGGCGCGCTCCCGGGCGTCGGCGAGATCGCCGCCGCGCTCGACGGGAGCAGCCTTGCGCTCGCGTCCGGCGCCGCGGCGCGCCTGCTTCAGGCCGCGAAGGATGAGAGCCGCATGGGCAAGCTCGATCAGCTGAACCTGATCGCCCTCGAGACGGCGCTCGAGGACGAGCAGAGCGGCGGCAGCGTCCGCGTCGACGTCCCGGCGTTCCCGTACGACATCCACGACGTGGCCGGCCTCGCGAGGATCGCCGACGTGCTGGCGCCGCTGCCCGGGGCGGCGGGGTAG
- a CDS encoding TetR/AcrR family transcriptional regulator gives MAQYLKDDVQESITSAALTIFARKGYESATMAEIARAAGVSTGNIYRYFANKDALFYGIVDDGFARAFTILLRRRVKALDGVEDARALPPTAAYHLISEEFLRFCIENRLRVVILLGRAGGSRYERFSEDTAERLIALAIEHFRNLDPCLSVTDAMRFNLDQIYQGFIRTMVNALARFEDETAIREAVHGYSKYHLAGLRSFFV, from the coding sequence ATGGCGCAGTACCTCAAGGACGACGTCCAGGAGAGCATCACCTCCGCCGCGCTGACGATCTTCGCGCGGAAGGGGTACGAGAGCGCGACGATGGCCGAGATCGCCCGTGCGGCCGGCGTCTCGACGGGCAACATCTACCGGTACTTCGCGAACAAGGACGCGCTCTTCTACGGGATCGTCGACGACGGCTTCGCCCGCGCCTTCACGATCCTGCTCCGCCGCCGCGTGAAGGCGCTCGACGGCGTGGAGGACGCCCGGGCGCTCCCGCCGACGGCCGCCTACCACCTGATCTCCGAGGAGTTCCTCCGCTTCTGCATCGAGAACAGGCTGCGCGTCGTGATCCTCCTGGGCCGGGCCGGCGGCTCCAGGTACGAGCGGTTCTCCGAGGACACCGCCGAACGCCTCATCGCGCTGGCGATCGAGCACTTCCGCAACCTCGACCCATGCCTCTCGGTGACCGACGCGATGCGGTTCAACCTGGACCAGATCTACCAGGGCTTCATCAGGACGATGGTGAACGCGCTCGCCCGCTTCGAGGACGAGACCGCCATCCGAGAAGCGGTCCACGGTTACTCGAAATACCACCTTGCCGGACTCAGGAGCTTCTTCGTGTAA
- a CDS encoding ATP-binding domain-containing protein: MLESTLDLPVEARAVLEEEAALLERVRAALDRAQERAARAFGRAPRELRSVAALRELRDEAAAASVDDLPAVLLEMSVRQRLIEQEPREALPDPLCPYLAHLRVDEGKGAKDYLLGHATFLDPSADVRILDWRVAPVAQIFYRYREGDEYEETFPGRVAEGVVKARRIVVVERGALTRIVGDGLVLTRRGDGRWILAERAALAMQPGGAGTAARPGSLGVGAGATDQAKAAEVTALLDADQYAAVCAPPEQPLLVLGSAGSGKTTVALHRLARIAALDPARSPLSAMNVVVPEEGLARLSRRLLSPLGAGEAQVKTLDAWSSATAREVFGKPIALCDDPPALVSSLKRHPALYRALRERFARLAPASTTLPRLRRRLADVFTDRGFLEGVVAASGGDLPRSAIEETVRHTLLQIAEPLDRQLASITVASMKRALDGRAVAEGTPDELAGTLDVDDLPILLFLRAARRGLDGAGWSHLVLDEAEDFSLFELFVLGKLLGETRSVTLAGDEAQQTSSSFAGWDAARAALGVGDAATCRLAVSYRCPRPVAELARRLLGELAPEAPARAARDGAPVGLFRFPSEAQAHLFLAGALRDLVGREPRASVAVIARDAGAARELHALIAELPEARLVLEGAFSFEPGIDVTDVDSAKGLEFDYVVVPDATAAAYPMNHEARRRLHVAVTRTSHQLWLISGAAWSPLLGDVAVS, translated from the coding sequence ATGCTGGAGAGCACGCTTGATCTGCCCGTCGAGGCGCGCGCCGTCCTCGAAGAAGAGGCCGCGCTCCTCGAGCGCGTGCGCGCCGCGCTGGACCGGGCGCAGGAGCGCGCCGCGCGCGCCTTCGGGCGCGCGCCGCGCGAGCTCAGGTCCGTCGCGGCGCTCCGGGAGCTCCGCGACGAGGCCGCCGCGGCCTCCGTCGACGATCTGCCGGCGGTGCTCCTCGAGATGAGCGTGCGGCAGCGCCTCATCGAGCAGGAGCCCAGGGAGGCGCTGCCCGACCCGCTCTGCCCGTACCTCGCCCACCTCCGGGTCGACGAGGGCAAAGGGGCGAAGGACTACCTGCTCGGCCACGCGACGTTCCTGGATCCGTCGGCCGACGTGCGCATCCTCGACTGGCGCGTCGCACCGGTGGCGCAGATCTTCTACCGGTACCGCGAGGGCGACGAGTACGAGGAGACCTTCCCGGGGCGCGTGGCCGAGGGCGTGGTGAAGGCGCGCCGCATCGTCGTCGTGGAGCGCGGCGCCCTCACCCGGATCGTCGGCGACGGCCTCGTCCTGACGCGGCGGGGCGACGGGCGATGGATCCTCGCGGAGCGCGCGGCGCTCGCCATGCAGCCGGGCGGCGCGGGCACGGCCGCCCGCCCCGGGAGCCTCGGCGTCGGCGCCGGCGCCACGGACCAGGCGAAGGCCGCGGAGGTCACCGCCCTGCTCGACGCCGACCAGTACGCCGCCGTGTGCGCGCCCCCCGAGCAGCCGCTCCTCGTGCTCGGCAGCGCCGGGAGCGGCAAGACGACCGTCGCGCTGCACCGCCTCGCCAGGATCGCCGCGCTGGATCCAGCGCGCAGCCCGCTCTCGGCCATGAACGTCGTCGTCCCCGAGGAGGGCCTCGCGCGGCTGTCGCGCCGCCTGCTCTCGCCGCTCGGCGCGGGGGAGGCCCAGGTGAAGACGCTCGACGCCTGGTCGTCGGCGACCGCGCGCGAGGTCTTCGGCAAGCCGATCGCCCTGTGCGACGATCCCCCGGCGCTCGTCTCCAGCCTCAAGCGCCACCCGGCGCTCTACCGCGCGCTGCGCGAGCGGTTCGCCAGGCTCGCCCCGGCGAGCACGACGCTCCCGCGGCTGCGCCGCCGCCTCGCCGACGTCTTCACCGATCGAGGGTTCCTCGAGGGTGTCGTCGCCGCCTCGGGCGGGGACCTCCCCCGGAGCGCGATCGAAGAGACCGTCCGGCACACCCTGCTGCAGATCGCCGAGCCGCTCGACCGGCAGCTCGCCTCGATCACCGTGGCCTCGATGAAGCGGGCGCTCGACGGCCGCGCCGTCGCGGAAGGGACGCCGGACGAGCTCGCGGGGACGCTCGACGTCGACGATCTGCCGATCCTGCTCTTCCTTCGCGCCGCTCGCCGCGGCCTGGACGGGGCGGGGTGGTCGCACCTCGTCCTCGACGAGGCCGAGGACTTCTCGCTGTTCGAGCTGTTCGTCCTGGGGAAGCTCCTTGGCGAGACGCGCAGCGTCACGCTCGCCGGCGACGAGGCGCAGCAGACCTCCTCGAGCTTCGCCGGGTGGGACGCGGCGCGAGCGGCGCTCGGCGTGGGCGACGCGGCGACCTGCCGCCTCGCGGTGTCGTACCGTTGCCCGCGGCCGGTGGCGGAGCTCGCGCGGCGGCTCCTCGGCGAGCTCGCGCCCGAGGCGCCCGCGCGCGCGGCCCGGGACGGCGCGCCGGTCGGGCTCTTCCGCTTCCCGAGCGAGGCGCAGGCCCACCTGTTCCTCGCCGGCGCGCTCCGCGACCTCGTCGGGCGGGAGCCCCGCGCCTCGGTGGCCGTCATCGCGCGGGACGCGGGCGCCGCGCGGGAGCTCCACGCGCTGATCGCGGAGCTGCCGGAGGCGAGGCTCGTGCTGGAGGGGGCGTTCTCGTTCGAGCCGGGCATCGACGTCACCGACGTGGACAGCGCGAAGGGGCTCGAGTTCGACTACGTCGTCGTGCCCGACGCGACCGCGGCGGCGTACCCGATGAACCACGAGGCCCGCCGGCGGCTCCACGTCGCGGTGACGCGGACGTCGCACCAGCTCTGGCTCATCTCCGGAGCGGCGTGGTCGCCGCTCCTCGGCGACGTGGCGGTGAGCTGA
- the der gene encoding ribosome biogenesis GTPase Der codes for MSAAKPALSRSNKRSQGAAGRGRTAKKGDAPEKRGGVAPRKGAAASGKGAAAPGKRAAAPGKGAAAPGKRAAAPGKGAAARGKSAAAPGKGAAARGKSEAAPGKSAAGTKKGSKSAPGKGRALSEPISHEAAEEREEFAAELAEEVIAAAEDAAADAPALPPSAGIVALVGRPNTGKSTLFNRLIGKRIAIVHDEPGVTRDRHYGDVTSRGRRFTLVDTGGFDPESDDPMRQGIKRQIDLAIAEADVIVCVLDAVTPVTPSEHAELGLLRRAGKPVIYVANKADSPKAEVEAAELYRLGMERLIPISALHGRGISDLEMAIEAALPAKPAAPEESAEGALRIAIIGRPNAGKSSLVNRIAGEERMLVDATPGTTRDPIDTLAERDGKRFLLIDTAGIRRKSKVAKEDSAVEAVSVIHAIRAMERAEVVLLLCDAAEGVAEQDAKILGLAVDRGCGVVIGLNKIDLLDRKTLAKAEQDARDKLSFVPWAPIAHVSARSGRGVAKLIETAAQVADAYRKRVPTGELNRFFEQILLTHPPPTHGGRAPRLFFVTQAETSPPLFVVVASDPDKLHFSYRRYVANQLRQAFGLEGVPVRVKYKERRRRG; via the coding sequence GTGAGCGCGGCAAAGCCAGCCCTTTCCAGATCGAACAAGCGCAGCCAGGGAGCTGCCGGACGCGGGCGGACAGCGAAGAAGGGCGACGCCCCCGAGAAGAGGGGCGGCGTCGCTCCCAGGAAGGGCGCGGCCGCCTCCGGCAAGGGCGCTGCCGCTCCCGGAAAGCGCGCTGCGGCGCCCGGCAAGGGCGCTGCCGCTCCCGGAAAGCGCGCTGCGGCGCCCGGCAAGGGCGCTGCTGCTCGCGGAAAGAGCGCAGCGGCGCCCGGCAAGGGCGCTGCCGCTCGCGGAAAGAGCGAAGCGGCGCCCGGCAAGAGCGCCGCCGGAACGAAGAAGGGCAGCAAATCCGCCCCGGGCAAGGGCCGCGCTCTCTCCGAGCCGATCAGCCACGAGGCGGCGGAGGAGAGGGAGGAGTTCGCGGCGGAGCTCGCCGAGGAGGTCATCGCGGCCGCCGAGGACGCCGCGGCCGATGCGCCTGCGCTGCCCCCGTCGGCCGGGATCGTGGCGCTGGTCGGGCGGCCCAACACCGGCAAGAGCACGCTGTTCAACCGGCTGATCGGCAAGCGCATCGCGATCGTGCACGACGAGCCCGGGGTGACCCGCGATCGCCACTACGGCGACGTCACCTCGCGGGGACGGCGCTTCACGCTCGTCGACACGGGCGGGTTCGACCCCGAGAGCGATGATCCCATGCGGCAGGGGATCAAGCGGCAGATCGACCTCGCCATCGCCGAGGCCGACGTCATCGTGTGCGTGCTCGACGCCGTGACGCCGGTCACGCCGTCCGAGCACGCCGAGCTCGGCCTGCTGCGCCGCGCGGGAAAGCCCGTGATCTACGTCGCCAACAAGGCGGACTCGCCGAAGGCCGAGGTGGAGGCGGCGGAGCTGTACCGCCTCGGGATGGAGCGGCTCATCCCGATCAGCGCCCTCCATGGCCGCGGCATCTCGGATCTGGAGATGGCCATCGAGGCGGCGCTCCCCGCGAAGCCCGCGGCGCCCGAGGAGTCGGCCGAGGGGGCGCTCCGCATCGCCATCATCGGGCGGCCCAACGCGGGGAAGTCGTCCCTCGTCAACCGCATCGCGGGCGAGGAGCGCATGCTGGTCGACGCGACGCCCGGCACGACGCGCGATCCGATCGACACGCTGGCCGAGCGCGACGGGAAGCGGTTCTTGCTCATCGACACGGCCGGCATCCGGCGCAAGTCGAAGGTGGCGAAGGAGGACAGCGCCGTCGAGGCGGTCAGCGTGATCCACGCGATCCGCGCCATGGAGCGGGCGGAGGTCGTGCTCCTGCTCTGCGACGCGGCCGAGGGCGTGGCCGAGCAGGACGCCAAGATCCTCGGCCTCGCGGTCGATCGCGGGTGCGGCGTCGTGATCGGCCTCAACAAGATCGATCTCCTCGACCGCAAGACGCTCGCCAAGGCGGAGCAGGACGCCCGCGACAAGCTCTCGTTCGTGCCGTGGGCGCCGATCGCGCACGTGAGCGCGCGCAGCGGGCGCGGCGTGGCGAAGCTCATCGAGACCGCGGCCCAGGTGGCCGACGCCTACCGCAAGCGCGTGCCCACCGGGGAGCTCAACCGCTTCTTCGAGCAGATCCTGCTCACGCACCCGCCGCCCACGCACGGCGGGCGCGCGCCCCGCCTGTTCTTCGTCACGCAAGCCGAGACGTCGCCGCCGCTGTTCGTCGTCGTCGCGAGCGATCCCGACAAGCTCCACTTCAGCTACAGGCGCTACGTGGCGAACCAGCTCCGGCAGGCGTTCGGGCTGGAGGGCGTGCCGGTCCGTGTGAAGTACAAGGAGCGCAGGCGGCGAGGGTAG
- a CDS encoding tyrosine-protein phosphatase has translation MRGFIDLHSHWVAGVDDGARSVEESLALLTALRGAGFDTVVATPHMRPGMFDNTRQGLQAAYDATCAALRAAAGARDLPALELSSEHFFDDIVFQRLLDGSALPFPGGRAALVEFPTRSFPARAAERIFDLSRRKLRPVIAHPERYEPVFDDISSLDPLLDAGAVLLLDVAALTGKYGRTPRRAAEQLLEAGYYYAACSDAHAAKDVPDVRDGIKALFARVGEEEATFMLLDGPRAILEGTVDP, from the coding sequence ATGCGCGGCTTCATCGATCTGCACTCCCACTGGGTCGCGGGCGTCGACGACGGCGCCCGCTCCGTCGAGGAGAGCCTCGCCCTCCTCACCGCGCTCCGCGGCGCCGGGTTCGACACCGTCGTGGCGACGCCGCACATGCGCCCCGGGATGTTCGACAACACCCGGCAGGGCCTCCAGGCCGCCTACGACGCGACCTGCGCCGCGCTGCGGGCCGCCGCCGGCGCGCGCGACCTGCCCGCGCTCGAGCTCTCGTCGGAGCACTTCTTCGACGACATCGTCTTCCAGCGCCTCCTCGACGGCAGCGCCCTCCCCTTCCCGGGCGGCCGCGCTGCGCTCGTCGAGTTCCCGACCCGGAGCTTCCCCGCCCGGGCCGCGGAGCGGATCTTCGACCTCAGCCGCCGCAAGCTCCGCCCCGTCATCGCCCACCCGGAGCGCTACGAGCCCGTCTTCGACGACATCTCCTCGCTCGATCCGCTGCTCGACGCGGGCGCGGTGCTCCTCCTCGACGTCGCGGCGCTCACCGGCAAATACGGGCGCACCCCCCGCCGGGCCGCCGAGCAGCTGCTCGAGGCCGGCTACTACTACGCCGCGTGCAGCGACGCCCACGCCGCAAAGGACGTCCCCGACGTCCGCGACGGCATCAAGGCCCTCTTCGCCAGGGTCGGCGAGGAGGAGGCGACCTTCATGCTCCTCGACGGCCCGCGCGCGATCCTCGAAGGCACCGTCGACCCCTGA
- a CDS encoding glycosyltransferase family 39 protein yields the protein MDRDRMAAGSGRAGLARLAALALAALALLPLVGKSGIWDPYELDRADLARRIAIHVFGARGLDLADASGQLPTLTDLGMGELGFTSMALGFRVFGLHDWAGRLPLALWGLAGALVLYEFLARLVDRRAGLYGVAVLVTMPLYVMQARTLLGDIVTMAALTMAFCGLIGALLEGGRGAQRGARLASAAWFAVGILGVVAGYLSRGLLIGVAVPALGAGLTWVLLRTSGAWPEPEGRGPTLGDLVGAAALVLGVAATAQGALVLASSSAGEPLPRALGVALLKKPPVESTFDLTLRQLGHALFPWSAFLPFAVGRLFRAPAADRAGEGVAPRLDREAGVRIALIVTSALAYGAFALLAPHAGALPFSGPALLAAIAALAIRDLERGAPSSRALAVGCAVLAFVLYRDLVTSPDRALSVFSVDKPVFPKSFEGEAASAMRFVLLAFAGLVSLTWFEEQPRDLDRSFGAWARRLLDEVHAGAAELARIWNGNLLFLLIVIEAALVGVGAMLFVGKRIGWGTVARMPNHLAAYGMNAWWALPLLLAASPVLLLVARDAFRHAVARASVPRAIGTPLAGLVAGFALSFWYYPALAAQLSPKEVFASYESLRKPGEPLATLGVRSRTAAYYQGGEVTSFTDVLQAFDWLTAAGSSVDGTAVPDAPAARRWLVVKSDDLPRLNSLFRKRYQRNLPVLDGRSSQILLASNELGGRPNESWLGRVVLDEPAAPENPLDAMFEDQLEVLGWELTDDDGQKVSSVVPQKSYHLRTYFRVHRPVTGNWKMFVHIDGFQRRYNGDHPVIEGRYPLSLWQPGDVVVDDHELQLEPNFTPGDYTLYFGLFAGETRFQVTRGPEHEDRVRGGVIRVR from the coding sequence ATGGATCGCGACCGCATGGCCGCCGGGAGCGGGCGCGCCGGCCTCGCGAGGCTCGCGGCCCTCGCGCTCGCGGCCCTCGCGCTGCTGCCCCTCGTCGGCAAGAGCGGCATCTGGGACCCCTACGAGCTCGACCGGGCCGACCTGGCCCGCCGCATCGCCATCCACGTCTTCGGCGCGCGCGGCCTGGATCTCGCGGACGCTTCCGGGCAGCTGCCGACCCTGACCGATCTCGGCATGGGCGAGCTCGGGTTCACCTCGATGGCGCTCGGCTTCCGCGTGTTCGGTCTGCACGACTGGGCCGGGCGCCTCCCGCTCGCGCTGTGGGGGCTCGCCGGCGCGCTCGTGCTCTACGAGTTCCTCGCCCGCCTCGTCGATCGAAGGGCCGGCCTGTACGGCGTCGCGGTGCTCGTGACGATGCCGCTCTACGTCATGCAGGCGCGCACCCTGCTCGGCGACATCGTCACGATGGCCGCGCTCACGATGGCGTTCTGCGGGCTGATCGGCGCGCTGCTCGAGGGCGGGCGAGGGGCGCAGCGCGGCGCCCGGCTCGCGTCGGCCGCGTGGTTCGCCGTGGGGATCCTCGGCGTCGTCGCCGGATACCTCAGCCGCGGCCTGCTGATCGGGGTCGCCGTCCCCGCGCTCGGCGCCGGCCTGACCTGGGTCCTGCTCCGGACGTCCGGCGCCTGGCCCGAGCCGGAAGGCCGGGGGCCCACGCTGGGCGACCTCGTGGGCGCCGCCGCGCTGGTGCTCGGCGTCGCGGCGACGGCGCAGGGCGCCCTCGTGCTCGCGAGCTCGAGCGCCGGCGAGCCGCTCCCCCGCGCCCTCGGCGTGGCGCTCCTCAAGAAGCCGCCTGTCGAGTCCACGTTCGATCTCACGCTGCGCCAGCTCGGCCATGCCCTCTTCCCGTGGAGCGCCTTCCTGCCGTTCGCCGTCGGCCGGCTCTTCCGGGCCCCCGCCGCGGACCGGGCGGGCGAGGGCGTCGCCCCTCGCCTCGATCGCGAGGCCGGCGTCCGGATCGCCCTGATCGTCACGTCTGCGCTCGCCTACGGCGCGTTTGCGCTCCTCGCGCCGCACGCCGGGGCGCTCCCGTTCAGCGGCCCCGCGCTCCTCGCCGCCATCGCCGCGCTCGCCATCCGCGATCTCGAGCGCGGCGCTCCCTCCTCGCGAGCGCTCGCCGTCGGCTGCGCCGTGCTCGCCTTCGTCCTCTACCGCGATCTCGTCACCTCACCGGACAGGGCGCTCAGCGTCTTCTCGGTCGACAAGCCCGTCTTCCCGAAGAGCTTCGAGGGCGAAGCGGCATCGGCGATGCGCTTCGTCCTGCTCGCGTTCGCCGGCCTCGTCTCGCTCACCTGGTTCGAAGAGCAGCCCCGCGACCTCGATCGCAGCTTCGGCGCGTGGGCGCGGCGCCTGCTCGACGAGGTGCACGCCGGCGCCGCGGAGCTCGCCCGCATCTGGAACGGCAACCTGCTCTTCCTGCTGATCGTCATCGAGGCCGCGCTCGTCGGTGTCGGCGCGATGCTCTTCGTCGGCAAGCGCATCGGGTGGGGAACCGTGGCGAGGATGCCGAACCACCTCGCCGCGTACGGGATGAACGCCTGGTGGGCGCTGCCCCTGCTGCTCGCGGCGAGCCCCGTGCTGCTGCTCGTGGCGCGCGACGCGTTCCGCCACGCCGTCGCGCGCGCTTCCGTCCCACGCGCCATCGGCACGCCGCTCGCCGGCCTCGTCGCCGGCTTCGCGCTGAGCTTCTGGTACTACCCGGCGCTCGCGGCACAGCTCTCGCCGAAGGAGGTCTTCGCGTCCTACGAGTCCCTTCGCAAGCCCGGCGAGCCGCTCGCGACGCTCGGCGTCCGGAGCCGCACGGCGGCTTATTACCAGGGCGGCGAGGTCACCTCGTTCACCGATGTCCTGCAGGCGTTCGACTGGCTCACCGCCGCGGGGAGCTCCGTGGACGGCACCGCCGTTCCGGACGCTCCCGCCGCTCGCCGCTGGCTCGTCGTGAAGTCCGACGATCTGCCCCGGTTGAACAGCCTCTTTCGCAAGCGCTACCAGCGCAACCTGCCCGTCCTCGACGGCCGCTCCAGCCAGATCCTCCTTGCGTCGAACGAGCTCGGAGGCAGGCCGAACGAGAGCTGGCTCGGCCGTGTCGTCCTCGATGAGCCCGCCGCTCCCGAGAACCCGCTCGACGCGATGTTCGAGGATCAGCTGGAGGTGCTCGGCTGGGAGTTGACCGACGACGACGGCCAGAAGGTATCGAGCGTCGTCCCTCAGAAGAGCTACCACCTGCGGACGTACTTCCGGGTCCACCGGCCGGTCACCGGCAACTGGAAGATGTTCGTTCACATCGACGGGTTCCAGCGCCGGTACAACGGCGACCATCCCGTGATCGAGGGGCGTTACCCGCTCAGCCTGTGGCAGCCGGGCGACGTCGTCGTGGACGACCACGAGCTCCAGCTCGAGCCCAACTTCACCCCGGGCGACTACACGCTCTACTTTGGCCTCTTCGCTGGTGAGACGCGCTTTCAGGTGACGCGTGGGCCGGAACACGAGGACCGCGTCCGCGGCGGTGTCATCCGCGTGCGGTGA